The following are from one region of the Verrucomicrobiota bacterium genome:
- a CDS encoding DNA-3-methyladenine glycosylase: MPEDFFLPSAEAVAPRLLGHWLVRSTSQGLCGGLIVETEAYLADDPACHAYGGETARNRTMWGAPGRAYVYLIYGYHVCVNAVCCAPGKAEAVLIRAIKPALGEELMRRNRRVENRHHLTNGPAKLCAAMGIDRNLDGANLCDPASKLFIAANDDIDKYVHAEGPVVTAVRVGLSKAAHLPLRFYLAGSPFVSRRKAASSGGVDRA; the protein is encoded by the coding sequence TTGCCCGAAGATTTTTTTCTGCCTTCCGCCGAAGCGGTTGCCCCGCGATTGCTCGGTCACTGGCTCGTTCGAAGCACATCGCAAGGCCTTTGTGGAGGTCTCATCGTCGAGACGGAAGCCTACCTGGCGGACGATCCGGCCTGTCATGCGTATGGAGGGGAGACCGCCCGAAACCGCACGATGTGGGGCGCTCCAGGCCGGGCGTATGTTTATCTCATTTACGGCTATCATGTCTGCGTGAACGCCGTTTGCTGCGCTCCGGGCAAGGCTGAAGCCGTGCTGATCCGCGCCATCAAACCGGCTCTCGGTGAAGAGTTGATGCGGAGGAACCGTCGCGTTGAGAACCGACACCATCTGACCAATGGCCCGGCCAAGCTTTGTGCCGCAATGGGCATCGATCGGAATCTGGACGGAGCAAATCTCTGTGACCCGGCTTCAAAGCTGTTTATTGCCGCGAACGACGACATTGATAAATACGTGCATGCGGAAGGTCCGGTTGTAACGGCGGTCCGGGTCGGCCTCTCCAAAGCCGCGCATCTGCCGCTCCGATTTTACCTGGCGGGCAGCCCTTTCGTGTCACGACGAAAAGCCGCCAGTTCCGGCGG